TGAAAAAAAGAGGTGTTTTTATCCCCCAATTTTAGCCAATCAACCCGAAACCTCTGCCTCCAAATCATCTCATCCCGAAGGCTAAGCTCATTGATTTCTCTCTTAAGCTCTCGCTCTTTAGCACTTAACTCAGCATGGTTCGCAGCAACTTGGATCTTTAACAGCCCTGAATTTAGGGCCTTCAATTTACGTTGCCTTTCCCAAAAAGAATCCGTGCTCCAGGAAGATAATTGGGCACAAGTGCTTCTCATCTTAGATAGGAAGTTGGGATGACAGGCCCCCAAGCATTGCGCACAACTTCCCTACAATCTGGGGATCGAGTCCAGGATTCTTCAAATCTAAACTTCTTCTTTCGAAACCTATAAGCTGACTGGGACTCTTCTGATAGAATAATCATGACCGGATTATGATCAGAATTAGCATACGGAACTATGTAAACCCCAAACTGAGGAAAACTTTGACACCACTCCATATTAGCCACGGCTCTATCTAACCGAACGCGGATATTATGAGGAGCATCTCTGTCATTGGACCAAGTGAAAAGAGGGCCACTAGACTCCAGCGAATCCATATTACAGTTACAGATTGCCAAAGTATCATGAAACCGTTGCATTAAACTACCCTGTCTAGCATTCCCGCCTTTCTTTTCAGAGTCATAGAGGATTTCATTGAAGTCCCCAGCACACAGCCAGGGCACCTGATCATCAGAAGCTAACGATTGAAGGGTCCTCCAAAATTGAAATCTTAACTCAGCCACTGACTCGCCAAACACACCTGTGAAACGCCAAGTGAGTGACCCATCACAGTTGTCAACCAACGCATCAATATGATACCGCGAAAAGCTCTTGATAGTAACCATCGAATCATTTTGCCACATTAAGGCCAAGCCTCCCTTACAACCAACTCTTACTCTTTCGAACTCAGAATAGAACAATTTTGTCTCGCATAAGAAAATCAGACTAGGCTTAACACACCCCAGAAGGTTTTTGAAGGAATGAATTGCAGAGGAACCTCCCAAACCTCTACAATTCAAGCTCAGGATACTCATTGGGTCCGGCGAGCCTGGTTACGACCAGTTTGTGTAGTCTTTTGATTTAGGTGTAAACTCtagttttaatcaataaaattagaTGTTTCTCATCAAGATTAAGAGTGGCTAGTTCGATTTTTTAGTCTCTAATTCGGAAGGGTGAATGTGATTATCAATTGCTCAAGGTATGTTTATAAAATAGTAGTTTCGATTTTTCTCTTAtaattttgtgatagttatgTGTTAGGTGCATATGAATGGACatgtttttattgtgttttcttgATTCGGAGCATTAATCGGCTTTTAAAACTAGGCTATgtcccaagggggaatattagtACCTAAAAATTGATATgtttgtgtgctatgtgttcATACCATCAACAGCTCCGCTCTCTGACTCAGAACATTGAACTTCTAAGTTGTTCTCACCGTTATCAGAACCATCCCTCGTTCCAGCTTCAAGTTAATCTTGTACACTAAGTTGACTGGCTCATTAGGTGAACTTTCATATGTTTATTTTGGATCACCCTTTCCGTTTAAGTTTTCAACTGTTTTTTCACAGCTTGAAATGAGAAACCGTTCTTTGCCAATGATAATTGTGAACCTATTTCAAATTGGAACTTTACATGCCAATGAGTTTTGTGTCAGGTTGATTTTGGGCACATCAGAGGCTTTTTATCCGCAGCTCAAATCTTGGGTAGCctgtgaaaattttattttcctgcTGATGCTAATATTGAttgattttaagtttatatGTTATAATTTTTCATTATGTGTATCAAATGGATTAAAATATTGCAAAGAACTAGGAATTTGTGATGTTTACTCAATTTTGCGTTGTAGTTATCTTCTACAACAGATTGAAGGTCTGAAAGTAATTGTATTACTTTTATATGCGTATGTCTGCGCAAAGAAAGGCTTTTGTCACTTGATGAGACAACACAAAAATCTTCATATTTGGGCTCGATATGATGGTATTATTTGTGGCTATGCAAGTGGAAATCATAAAATTTTAGCGAGTAGACAAGTTTGACCAAGTTTATTAATTTGAGGTTTAAAATTAACTTTATGGGTGGCGCATGATGATAATATTGAAGATTTGAAATATTACGTTTCTGTCCTGCAAGCATCTTTTCTTGATTTTATGAGTGGCTTTGTCTTGAAACTAAAGATTGCTTTACTTTCCTTGCTGCAGATTAATATAGAGCCAGCCCTTGCTATTGACTTTTACGTTAAAGATATCCTGATTATTTCTTTTGTACCAGACACTGAATTGTGGAGGTAAATATTTGGTAGTTCAGATGAGAGGAGGTGTTTGCCCTTTAATGAACTTACCTAGCATGGTGTaagcctttctttttttttctcaaagcaGCAACATGAGAATGAAACAGTAGTTCAGATAGAAATTTAGAATAGGTGACATATATAGCTTGAAGCCATCTGGAAAAAATTTGTAAGGATTTTGTACGTTTAATACTCATGATACTAACAAGGGTATGCATAACGAGGCATAGTTATCTCCAACGTAATCAAATAAGTTATTAAGCTCAATAATTTGTGCATGCTTATTCTATTTTTGGGCCCAAATCAAACCAACGTCAACTGTAAATGAAAGGTGTATTGGTGTTGGTGAAAAATATTTGGATTTTTTCGTTTAAGGTGTGATGTGATCATCTGTTAATTTTCTTTATTCTGGTGCTTAAGGTGTCTGTAAACTTTGTTATCTTTCACGGCTAATTAGAACCTGTTGTGGTCCAATTTCTTTTGTTAAGCTTCTGCATAATATTTTCTTGTTAGAGTTTATTGAATTGCTTGTAAAAAGTTGCATGGTGCTCTTAGTGCATAAATAATCTACAAATGCGGTTGGTACGCAACTCTCAAGCCGGCTTTGCAAGCTAAAAACAGAGCAGGGGATTATTTGGTGCACATTGGTGATAAGTTTCCTATGGTGGATGATAATGATAGAAAAGGGACAACTGGATAACCACCCCTTCATATCTTCAAGAGAGAACAGAGGGAGAGAAAAGGATTAGAGAAAGCCAAAAGAATAAATTCTGAAAAAAATGTAAGATCGAATGACCTTGGGTCTGTTGCttggttggtgttttttttttttttttttttttttgggggggggggggggggggtgaatgcCCAAAGAAGTGTGAGATCATTTAGAAAAGGCACTTAAACTCGATGGGTGTTGTTGCAATTAACCCTGGAAAATAAAGTTTTATTGGTCAAATATGACAGGATTCGTGTTTTTCTGAAGATGTCAAAGGTAAAATCTTATAATGTGTGAAAGACTTGTTTGCGATAAAGATCCCTTAATGTTCTAGGGGTGAAGTAAATAGTGAAGTGGTAATAAGAAGTTATTATTGCAATTACTCTAATTGCTTAAAATAAAACTGCTTGAAATATTCTATATTCTGCACCATATTGTTCCTTTTGTTATTGTTACTTAACAGTCACACAGATTCCTAAGAAAGTAAGTTGGGAGCAAGCTATTGCACAAGGCTCAGAGCATTGGAAGTGGCAGATGGTGGTTTCTAAGTTGTTTGATGAGCGACCTATTTGGCCTAAAGAATCACTGATTGAACGGTTGCTTGATAAAGGTCTAAAATTTAGCACGCAAATGCTTAAAAGGTGCTCTTCCATGGCAATCCTCCCTCTCATAATTCCTCTGTTTTAGGGTTGATAATCTGTTTCTCAGATTATTCTGGCATTCAGATATATTTGATTGTGTCTTGATTTTGCATTTATGTGATCTTGCAGGCTCTTACTTGGAGTTGCCTATTACTTTTCAGGTGGTCCATTTCAAAGATTCTGGATCAAAAAAGGATACGATCCTCGCAAAGATTCAGAGTCTCGAATGTGAGAATTTTCCCAAGCAGTCTCTTAACCTTATGTCCATATTTTGACTTTTAGATAGGCTCGCATTTAAGGAGTACCAAAATTTTTGCGAAGATTTCATTGGTTAGAGGCATTTGTAAGATGTTAGATTTAAATGAAGCACATAGAACtatttcttgtgattttttATCAGTGCTCTTAGTTAGGGCAGGGTTGCAAGAATGGGGGAAATTAATTATTCATAATGTGTTAACCCTTACTTGATTAGACTTCCCTGCaacatatataaaattaaagaaGTTGAAAATTAGTGTCTTGTTGACATCGGCCTGATAATGGTGAGCCTTGAGCTTTTCACAGCAATCTAGAGGTCAACGGTTCAAGTCCTAGAAACAGCCTCCATTGTGGGGTCAGGCTTTGTACAATTTGCTCTTCCTAGAGGTCTAGGGTTCAAGACTTGGTTTTCCTGGCTGACAACTTTATTTGAAACTCTTAGGCCCTAACCCTTTGTATAAACAATCTGATTATGGTATCTAAGTGTTACCTGTTCAACAGAAGAATAGGTGTATCCTTAGTTAGTTTTGCACATATTTATAATCATCGTAGACCCTCATACTtggtttgattttcaaaatggTATAGCTTTTAAAGTTTGGGAATATATATTTCTAGTCCTTTTGAATAAGTTGCATTCTCTTTTTTCATAAGGAGCTATTTAGAAATATGAGTCACTCCCAGACCTTATAAAAAGGTTTGATGATGTATTGTTCTAGCTTTCGCATGCTTGATATAGTGATTGGTATATACACTATAAAGTCAATGAGAAGTTAAAGACATAATGGTTccttaaaatatattatttagtgCACGGTAGTTCATGCTCTTATTTATGCGTATACACGTGTGTGTTTCTTTCCCTTTATGGTATTGTTTTAAGTGATAATCTGAATCGCGTACTTGTGATTGTCCTAATGCTTACCTCCTAGCACTTCTTTTCACAGATATCAAAAAATAGATTATCGAGTACATCCGCCATTGAAAAGTTATTGTGATGCTAGCACTTCCCAAGGGTAAGTTCTTTGCCATATGAGTTGTATGCTGGATAATGAAATATGATATTATTGCAAATAAGTCAGAGTTGTCTATTTAGTACTTAGTTATTCTTAAGTGAAATAATATGATTGCTGGTAGAGGGTTTACTTCTGCTTTCTGGTTTTTTCCCCCCTTCTGTTTAATGTCTTCCCCTTCGAATTGAAGTATAGAAATCGTTTGTCATGAAGCCCTAGCCCTACTTACCATGTGCTATGTTTATTGCCAAATGGAAAACTGGTACCTAAAAATGGGGTCCAATGTAATTGATTTCCGAGTCTGTTTATTTTTTACCTGGAGAGGAAAAGAAATGTAGAGCAAAACATGGAAGATCTAAGTAACCTCATCCAACAAATTCCCAATATGACCTCTACAACACAAAGTGAGTAgagagatgaacaagaagacaTTTAGTTGCACGCCAGCCATGGAGCGTATGAATTATTAATTCTTTGGTAAAATCCAAGGACTGGAATTTACCTGTAGCTTTATAAACCTCCTAGGGCTAATAATCAACTATAACTTTGCTCTTCATCGTGGAATTTTAATTTAAGTCGGCTACTATCAACTTTCaattcaagttctttttcttatgAGCTCAATTCAAGTTCTATGACAATGGTTACAAAGAACTagggaaaaaaattcagaacTACACCATTATTTGACAAGTTATTTCTCTTTCTCACATGAACTTGACTAGATTAATATTAGAAAGATATTGGAAGATCCTCTGAGCCTGTTTCTGGGTTAGCCTTTACACAACTGTGTATGCGAAATCCATAGTATTCTGATTCCCTTCACTTAATTTTGTGTATCCTCTTGCATTTCTCCTGCATCCTTTATAATATACCATGTCCATTCTAAGTCTTTGAATGTATCATGTTAGCCAAAGTACAGGTCTATGCAAAAACAGTTGTTtcatgtgcttttttttttgtttatctgcAAGACTCCAACatatgaataaaaaatatttttatttttttggttagtTTATTGTTTGTTCCAAATTATGATGACACTGTTATGGTTCACATATATGGCTACGCATAATTTATGTTCAAGGTGTAGGATTCTCATGAGGAGCCTCATAAGTAGACTGCTCAAGCTTTATACTATACTGGCTATGTTGGAATGTTGCATGTTCCAACTTCTTactatctctttctctctcttcatgcaGGTTGAAGCACAGATGGGAGGATTTATGTTCATTTAGAGTGTTTCCTTACAAGTGCCAAACCTCATTGCAGCTATTTGAACTGGCAGATGATTACATTCAGCAAGAGATCAGAAAACCTCCAAATCAAACAACTTGCACAGTGAGTATTGAAGTGAGATTGATTACTCTGGCAGTTTTGTCTAGATGAATGTACTTTTGAATGTGATATGTGAAGGGTGTTAAGactagttactttgccattcaacctaGTGTATTCAATGTGATATGTgagtgttaagattagttactttgccattcaacccaataagttaatttgttgggttggggcatttcacatcatttatattttatacatatTATAACATCCTCCCTCTCGTGTGGACTGGGCAATCCAACGGCCCAATATGTGCACAATAAATGGGGCCGAACGCTAGAGCTATTCTCAAACAAGACTCTCATTTAGGGCAACAGCGAACACACTCAAAGGCCCACGCTTGCAGTAGCTAAAGTtcgaacccaagacctccctCACGATACCATATTAAGAtcagttactttgccattcaacctaataagttaacttgttgggttggggtatgcacatcatttatacatattttaacAAAGGGGAATGGAGGGGTGAGGTATACCAAGTTGTAGTTTGGTTTCTGAGATATTGTAAAGCTAGGCAACATGATTATGTTCAAAACCTGCCCATTGTAAAGTTTTGTAAGTTGACCATGAAAGGCTTTGGTATGAAAGATTTATAGTTGTTCCACTGCCTCCTTGGACTGCTATAGTTTGTTGCATTTAAGAGACCGTGGAAGCCAGCAACCCACGCTATCTACATTGCTATATCTGTTGATCTTTGTGTCTGTGTTTTGGGATGAAGGAAAACTAGCTATAAATTTCGGCCAACAGGGAAAAACTTTTGGGCAAACTGCAATATCCTTACTTTTGTGTGGTGTTATAAAttggtttttctttcttatttatgCCTTAAATTCCACTTTTGTTGAAGTCAATTTTTTGTCTATCTGATTTGTATGTGATCTATGCATGCGACTGCTTGTTTAATACTATTATCTACTTTTTAGTATGAAACCGGATGGTTCTCGCGCCACACGATTGATACCTTGAGACTCTCCATGGAGGTGAAATTTATGTCAGTATATCCTAGAACCGGTGCAGAAAAATTACTGAAAGTCACTTATGAAAAATTTGAGAAGTCAAAGAGAGCTTGTATCTATAAAGATGTCTCAAAACTTGATCACGAGGAGGAGCAGCCCTTTAGTGAAGGTATGTATTTTTTTGGTAGGTAGTGAGGGTGTAGAGCAGCTGCGATTTTTGTCACATTGACATTTTAGGTGCTTATAACAATTCCTCATCCCACTTAGGTGTTTATATTTAGTGAAGAATGTAAACCTATTAAATTACTGTTGCATAAATTCCTTTTAAACTTCCAAATTTTGTTGTATTTCTATTTAGAGAATTCATTCATATTTTTCTGTCATACCTTACtcatctttttttcccttcaggTTTGTTACATGGTAAATTTGATGTAATTTTCGTAAGATCAGTTTTCGGTTATATTTCCAGGaagaaattttaatttataatttatcttGATCAGCTGTTGTGTTTCATAACTTTGGTGTTGTGCTTGCGGTAGCTGGTGTAAGAATACCATTTAGTCTTAAGTTACTTTGATGGGATTTACATCAAAACCCTTACCTAGTCGCTTGTTATTGTGAAATATTACTTCAAAAACAATTTCTGTGATGCAGAGGTTGTAAATAATAAAGATGATGGGAAAGAGAGCAATTGTGAtgttgatgaagatgatggaaATGAGGATGACATTGATGAAGACGAATTGCATGAGGAACTTGATTTGGTAGTTAATTTCTGAACTGTTTCCGATTTGTTTCATTTTCCCCCTAAATGATCCCTACTTTGCTTCTGTGCTTCTTGTTATCAATGTCATTTCTCTTTTTCATAGGCTGGCAAGGAGGCAGACATAGTTTTGCAATCAGATTCTTGTATCCTTCAATCAtaccaattttcttttgttggaaGCTTAGTAGTTACTTGACTTTACTCTTGCATATCAAAAGCATTCTATGTTAACTGAAAATATTATAATGAATCCAATATTTGTGAGATTATAATTGTTGCAACATGATGAATCTAGAACTGTAAACTATTTCTCATATTGAGATTTCTTCCTTGCATTGTTAAAGAAAAGGGGGTTGCTCATGCTTTTTAAAAATCTGTAATCAATTTGATGCAGATCTTTGAAGATCCTAGACCAAACAAATTAACGGAAGTTTGAAGTTGAAAACTCAATATTGGCCATTTCGTATTACTAGTAGTCATTTGAATCAAAGGGTCTGGAATGGGATTTTTAGTCTAAGGATGTCCCTCCACTATGTCAGCTTAAGAGTACAAAGACTTGTGTCACCAAAATGTTATGGTCAAGGACTTTGTCCTCATAACGAGTGTTCCTCACTCACTGTCGCGAGCATTTCTTGTGTTCATCTTGAAGAACGATAAGTTGATAACGTGTTGGTACCTCTACTGCTCTACATGATCATTGTgttttggtgctacattagaaatTGAAGATGAAGTCCCTTAAGGTTAAAGAGGTTTGATattactttctttttgttttttttgcttctttgcatgtcttaatttttttactttgattttcttcaaaaatGAGTAGAATCACATTATAATATCAGCCTTAATCCATATCCTGCCAATAGGCTTTTAGCTACACTACGTaccttactttgattacaaatcTTAAATTCAGATGTAAAACCCATGAATGTCAGATGTAGGGCAtaacctctattttttttatccaaagaTGATCCAGAATGATTTTACTGTGCATTTCCTATATATTGTTGAGATCTAGATATGGAAAACAACTCAAGAAGCTATTTGCAAGAGCTCTTTGACAGTTTTCCATCAATCATTGGCGGTGTTGACAAAATGCAAGATGCTGAGACTAGTGATGGAGAATATCAGATATATGAGCAAGATAGTGATGACAATGACTCTGGCAATGATGACGAATGACATTCTCTGGTGCTAATGTTGTATAAAAAGAGGTTTGTTGCTTCTCACTTTCATTTATTCATTCTTTGAACTTAAGCCATTTGTTATGCCACTGTTTGTAGCTCAAGATATGATAAGTGTGTTATAGACATGATGGGATTTCATGGTCTTTAGTTGGTAGTAGTTGAGGATGTGTGATATTACATGCATGCACATGCAGTTCACATTAACACAGTACTGCCTCAGATTTGTTTCTGGAAATTCCAAATTGTAAGTTATCTAAAGTCAATGAAATGCGTATCTTCCAAAACTCTGGTGCTAGTCCAATGTTGTTAGCAATACTTGCATATATGTTAAGAACATCATGTACGAAAGTATGTTAATAGAAGAAAATTTCTGTAGGGCTGTCCCCAGCTAAAATTCTTACGAACATATAAC
This genomic window from Tripterygium wilfordii isolate XIE 37 chromosome 9, ASM1340144v1, whole genome shotgun sequence contains:
- the LOC120005149 gene encoding general transcription factor 3C polypeptide 5-like isoform X1, which encodes MGVIRDGKVSGFLPAKEAFAVHYPGYPSSTERAVETLGGTEGIIKARSLKSNKLELCFRPEDPHAHPAFGGLRPCNNLLLKISKKRSCNASTARLSDRSISVASTNKEVEGQASEEEETSLCAEIMARIPEAYHFEGMVDYQHVVAVHADIARRKKRNYMEMEEPRYEKAGFMDLDQEEVMILLPPLFAPKDMPENLVLRQPTPSIQKKRQEHNYPVINIEPALAIDFYVKEIPKKVSWEQAIAQGSEHWKWQMVVSKLFDERPIWPKESLIERLLDKGLKFSTQMLKRLLLGVAYYFSGGPFQRFWIKKGYDPRKDSESRIYQKIDYRVHPPLKSYCDASTSQGLKHRWEDLCSFRVFPYKCQTSLQLFELADDYIQQEIRKPPNQTTCTVSIEYETGWFSRHTIDTLRLSMEVKFMSVYPRTGAEKLLKVTYEKFEKSKRACIYKDVSKLDHEEEQPFSEEVVNNKDDGKESNCDVDEDDGNEDDIDEDELHEELDLAGKEADIVLQSDSYLDMENNSRSYLQELFDSFPSIIGGVDKMQDAETSDGEYQIYEQDSDDNDSGNDDE
- the LOC120005149 gene encoding general transcription factor 3C polypeptide 5-like isoform X2 encodes the protein MGVIRDGKVSGFLPAKEAFAVHYPGYPSSTERAVETLGGTEGIIKARSLKSNKLELCFRPEDPHAHPAFGGLRPCNNLLLKISKKRSCNASTARLSDRSISVASTNKEVEGQASEEEETSLCAEIMARIPEAYHFEGMVDYQHVVAVHADIARRKKRNYMEMEEPRYEKAGFMDLDQEEVMILLPPLFAPKDMPENLVLRQPTPSIQKKRQEHNYPVINIEPALAIDFYVKEIPKKVSWEQAIAQGSEHWKWQMVVSKLFDERPIWPKESLIERLLDKGLKFSTQMLKRLLLGVAYYFSGGPFQRFWIKKGYDPRKDSESRIYQKIDYRVHPPLKSYCDASTSQGLKHRWEDLCSFRVFPYKCQTSLQLFELADDYIQQEIRKPPNQTTCTVSIEYETGWFSRHTIDTLRLSMEVKFMSVYPRTGAEKLLKVTYEKFEKSKRACIYKDVSKLDHEEEQPFSEEVVNNKDDGKESNCDVDEDDGNEDDIDEDELHEELDLAGKEADIVLQSDSYMENNSRSYLQELFDSFPSIIGGVDKMQDAETSDGEYQIYEQDSDDNDSGNDDE
- the LOC120005149 gene encoding general transcription factor 3C polypeptide 5-like isoform X3, yielding MGVIRDGKVSGFLPAKEAFAVHYPGYPSSTERAVETLGGTEGIIKARSLKSNKLELCFRPEDPHAHPAFGGLRPCNNLLLKISKKRSCNASTARLSDRSISVASTNKEVEGQASEEEETSLCAEIMARIPEAYHFEGMVDYQHVVAVHADIARRKKRNYMEMEEPRYEKAGFMDLDQEEVMILLPPLFAPKDMPENLVLRQPTPSIQKKRQEHNYPVINIEPALAIDFYVKEIPKKVSWEQAIAQGSEHWKWQMVVSKLFDERPIWPKESLIERLLDKGLKFSTQMLKRLLLGVAYYFSGGPFQRFWIKKGYDPRKDSESRIYQKIDYRVHPPLKSYCDASTSQGLKHRWEDLCSFRVFPYKCQTSLQLFELADDYIQQEIRKPPNQTTCTYETGWFSRHTIDTLRLSMEVKFMSVYPRTGAEKLLKVTYEKFEKSKRACIYKDVSKLDHEEEQPFSEEVVNNKDDGKESNCDVDEDDGNEDDIDEDELHEELDLAGKEADIVLQSDSYLDMENNSRSYLQELFDSFPSIIGGVDKMQDAETSDGEYQIYEQDSDDNDSGNDDE